Within the Kluyveromyces lactis strain NRRL Y-1140 chromosome A complete sequence genome, the region TCTTGGGATAAACTAGTGTTGATATCTATCACGTCACTTAATTTATCGCTAAGCATGTCAATTTGATTAGCTTCGACAGCGTCGCGTGAATACATCAGCTTTCCTACTGTAAGATGTCCTAAAGATGTTCCCCATGTTATATTCGGTCTGTCTCCATCGGCGTATTGCCTCAATTGCGATGATTgatcttccaattctaATCGTAACTTTCGTATTTTCGCTTCGAGATATTTGGTATCCTTTTCTCGATACTGGATCTTGGTTATCTTAGTAACTTTGCGCTCCTTTTCTGGCGTATTTGCAGATTTATTGTGTTCAGATTTAATGAAATGTGTCCTTTCAATCAATTTATCTTGAGCTTTCCGTAATTGTAGGTCTTGATCCTTTAATCTGTCTTGTAGATTATCGACGCGTTGCAGTAGTTTATTTATAACATTTACTACTAGTTTATCACGATCTAATTGCTCTTTTTCACTCGATGATTCATTGCTGGCACTACACTGTAATTTATCATCTTTTAAATACCCTTTCTTGGTCAATTCATCGTTGATATATTTCACCGCATCAGCAATAGAACTAAACTTCTTTGACATGTTCGTATTATGAAAATTCAGTAGAATCACAGCTAGTGTCGTACTTCAGCGATGGAAATATTACCATTAAGGATGAAATATCTCATTCACTCTGTTTTTTATCTCGTAATTGTGTGTATGTGCACTTATATAAAGTATAAATTAACATTACAATTTATATCTAAGAAAAGTGTGTCTAGTTTTCGTTTCGGTATGACATTGAGCATAATAACAAATCATTCTTGGTAACAGATCATCGATGTTTAGAAAAAGCCATCTTGTATCGTTTCGTAATGCGGAGGAGCGTTGTCtcaatttgaatattattttagtttttattttgttatTCTTTAAATCCCTTAATGGTGAGcatcttccaattcttccaacaCTAACCAgtcaccttcttcaacttcagcAGATTGTTCATTAGCTTCGCTGACGGTTTCGACACCAGAAGATGCGtattccttcaaagcatcgGCAGATTGCAATTCTAGTTCTGGAAGCTTTGGAGCAGCTGGGGTGGTCCATGGCTTAACAGCACCTTGGGCATCGGCAGCTGTGATTGGCTTCAAATTCACGGCCTTCAATTCCTTTAAGTATAGGTCTTGGATGACATTACGTCTGATGAAACTGGTGGAAAAACCACGGCTGGCTCTCAAGGTCAATGGTACGGCTCTGAACATTATGTAACACTTTCTTGTGCTTTCCCTAGGCTAGTCTAAAACACTTCATTTATAAGTTACCGGTGTCTATTCGCTCACTAACGGAATCTTCATTCCAATTAAACCTTTGAACCTCAATTTTCTTGGTGCATATAAATCATATAATACGAACATGATATTTATTGGTTCGTTAGTGGTGAtgagtcacgtgaacaCTTGATTGGGATATATAGCTGTATACTAATGCACCAGATACATGAGTACAAACCCACCTCAGATCGGCGAATGATACTCATGAGACAGAAACTGATGCTTGTATTGATCATTAACGTTATGTTACGGGGCAGGATCATTACCTCTTCAACTGCTTCACAGTATGATTAATGGActtctgaagaagagacGGATCATGAAACTTCATCGAGTAAGTATTATTCCAGGCCAACGTCCTTGGAGGTGGGAGGACGGACGTAGATTCGTTTAAAGTTGGTTTTGCGACACTATTACGGTTTACGTTTCCTCTTTGTGGCTGTTTACTCACTTTTAACAAATGACCAATATCTATTCGGTTCTCTGGTCTGAAAATTCGTTCGTAACCTGGAGATCCTTTGTAAATTGCATCAAGTACATCAAGATCATCTAAAGTGTCTTTATTCTTCGTTATTTTCATCATGCGTTTCCTCCTATTCGTCGGACAATGTATCACGCATCGGGGAGCATTTCTTGATTCCGTGACTTCTTTCTCGTGCGGTTTCCTATTCTTCGTACGTTTAAGCTTCTTGGATTCTTCGATCAAGGATATGTTTCTATAATAGTCGGCCACAAGCCGTATGTGGTTCTTTCCTAGAAGATGTGATTTCCGCACACTGGCAGTGTCATGTGTAAGGTATGATTTACAGTACCAACAATAAAACCTTACCATTCCGAAAACTTAGTCAATGTTGATTAATACTATGATACAAGGCTAACGAGATTCTATGATTTGGCTCTGCGGTTTATGAGacttctttttgattttctttcctgTCCATATAAACACAGATCCAATTGGTTCTCGGTTAAGTTAATATTTCGGCTTTTACTATATCAAAGTATGAATATTGTGTGAAATCTACGTAGAATACGTAAAGAGGAACATGACTTTCAGATTCATGATTTCCcagaatcatcaaataGACAATGCAATGTACTGAGCAGCATAGTATTGGGAATACTTCCTTTACAGTACATGCGAATTTCATTGTCAGTACATAATAGTGACGATCCATAAAAATGACATGTTACCCGCCTTTGGTGAAGCTCCAATCAACTCTAATTCTCGAGcatctgaaaaatttatAATTGGACCATCTCATCCTATAACAGAACGATCAGGCTGATTGTTCTTTACAGCAAGGGTACTTTGTTTGATTACTATTCGTTTCTCTTAGTCTAGCGTTTTCAGATAGTGAACAACGTAAGTCATTCGGAATGTCTTTCTTGGCCCCTAGATTTTTGACCACCAAGGTTTTCAGACCTATGTCTATTGGTGCAAGaaccttttcttcgtcaatCCGTGTCTCTGCTGCTGCTTTTGACCGTTCTAAACCACATTTGAACATTGGTACCATCGGCCACGTCGATCATGGTAAGACTACTTTGACTGCTGCCATCACCAAGACTTTGGCTGAACGTGGTGGTGCTGATTTCTTGGACTACTCTTCCATTGACAAGGctccagaagaaagagCGAGAGGTATCACTATTTCTACTGCACATGTTGAATATGAAACTGACAAGAGACATTACTCTCACGTCGACTGTCCAGGTCATGCTGATTACATCAAGAATATGATTACTGGTGCTGCCCAAATGGATGGTGCTAtcattgttgttgctgctaCAGATGGTCAAATGCCTCAAACCAGAGAACATTTGTTGTTGGCTAGACAAGTTGGTGTTCAACACATCGTTGTTTTCGTTAACAAGGTTGACACTATCGATGACCCTGAAATGTTAGAATTGgttgaaatggaaatgaGAGAATTATTGACCCAATACGGTTTCGATGGTGACAACACTCCAGTCATCATGGGTTCTGCTTTGTGTGCTTTAGAAGGTAAGCAACCAGAAATTGGTGAACAAGCAATCATGAAGTTATTGGACGCTGTTGACGAATACATCCCAACTCCAGCTCGTGATTTGGAAAAGCCTTTCTTGATGCCTGTTGAAGATATCTTCTCCATCTCCGGTAGAGGTACCGTCGTAACTGGTAGAGTTGAACGTGGTAACTTGAAGAAGGGtgaagaaatcgaaatcGTTGGTCACAACACCACTCCATTCAAGACCACTGTTACTGGTATTGAAATGTTCAGAAAGGAATTGGACCAAGCTATGGCTGGTGATAACGCTGGTGTCTTGTTGAGAGGTGTCAGAAGAGACCAATTAAAGAGAGGTATGGTCTTGGCCAAGCCAGGTACTGTCAAGGCTCACACCAAATTCTTGGCCTCTTTGTATATCTTGACCAAGGAAGAAGGTGGTAGACATTCCGGTTTCGGTGAAAATTACAGACCTCAAATCTACGTTAGAACTGCTGATGTCACCGTTGTTTTGAAGTTCCCAGAAGCTGTTGAAGATCACTCTATGCAAGTCATGCCAGGTGACAACGTCGAAATGGAATGTGAATTGGTTCACCCAACTCCTTTGGAAGCTGGTCAACGTTTCAACATCAGAGAAGGTGGTAAGACTGTCGGTACTGGTCTAGTCACTAGAATCTTGGAGTAAAGATCCAATAATTCCTTATAatgtcttctttttcttcttgtaaATAGCTAAACCAGGAAAAAACATAATAAATCCCCACTTTACATATGTATTAGATAACTTAGGTGCGCAAATACTCTTTTATATTCCAAACGTTAAGAAACATTCTCAAAGTCTCATTAGCTTTTACCGTAATAATTTAGTCCATCCATATTGCTCTTCAGCCATGTCGAAGTGTCTAACTGAGATTAATCGCCCGGTATCAACTCTAGTGACTCCGAAGAAATATTTAATTACAACCCGGCTCGTTCATTCTGTACGGAAAATTCTAAGTTGATTCACAGCTTTACTAATGCAGAAAAACTTTCCGTAAGTTACGTGAAAATATACCGAATACATCTGATGGAAAAGACTAGATCCATGTTAACAATGGGATGTCTCGGAACCGATGAAGAAATGATTCTAGACATGCAACTCCGGTGATATAAAACATGCAGAACCCCAAACAATGCATCACTCAAGAAAAAGCACTTTCGTCTTTTCAGGTGGGAGACCAGCAAActatcatcttcaatggtTGAGATAGCAATGCACAATTCCTGACttatttgtttctttacGCTTCACTGCCGAGCGAAGACCAAACTGAAGGAAATCCCGTCAAGGCATGATAGTATGCAGTAAGCTCTCCTTAAGTGACTGCTCATAATCCCGGAGGGAAGTTTTCCTGTGaaacatcaaaaatttgCAATGTCGATGCTTACTGCAAATGGATGAATGAACCGTTTTTGTGACATTTAttgtaattttttttttatctctGACCATCTACGTGTCTGTCTGTGCGTATAAAAGTATGCAGGCTCAAAATACCGTTCTGCGGCAGGTAATCAATTGAACATTCGCCGGCTGAAACTAAATTATGAACGAAAGTGGCTGGAACACTTAGcagaaatttgaaaagacaaaCGCGAATTCAATGTTGGATGTATCGTCCAATGAAGACGCAAATCTATTGATGTAACTTTTCCCGTCACACATTGTTCggaagaaaatgaaacaacTAAGTGAATTATGTTTATTTAATCTAGTTCTTGATTTAACATACCAGTATATTCTGGGTTTATTTGTAACGGCTTACGAGCCATTCAGATCCGGCTGCCTTCCCTCTACACTATAGTCCATGTTAATGCAGTTAACACTTACGGTTTTTTATAGGTATATCCCCCTTTGGTTTGTGGATAGCTTTGTTTTATTGCGATCAAACTGAGAAAGCTGGACAAGTTCGTGGCACTGTGATTATATAATTGAATTATCTGTCCTTATTGCGAACTGAAAACATTCCGAGTGCTTCTAGCAAGGGTCCGAAAGGAGATGTACCAAACAAATAAAGGTAGCGATAAACACCGGTTGCTCACCGCCAGTGAAACCTGTAATGTAAATATCTTAGGCTTGCTTATTCGATACAGCGGCAATCTTTTCTATCTATAATCGCGAATCAGAATCTTGCAGATCAAATCCGATCAGGCATTGACAAAGTTTGCCTCATTTGTTCTTGGTGCTGTCTGATGCTGACGCTGGCCAGCAGCTGtagcagcagcagcagatTTGAATTCGTGTCTCTTATAATGCCTTAGCATATTGCTTTTGACGTTGAAACGCTTGTGGCAATTGCGCTTGGGGCATTTATAAGGTTTATCACCGGTATGTATGGAGAGATGCGTTTGTAGCGTGGAAGGTCTAGAACAAATCCTGCCGCAGATATGACATTGGTTTTTCTTGAGGGGGAGACTCGAATCGTTGATTGGCATGGCGTTTGTTATGGAGCCATCCAGCTCGGTTTTGGAAATTCGGAGCGTAGTTTCTCTTTCCGTTGTGGAACCTGAACTGTGATCGTCTTTATCATTCACTACACTACCATCCTGCTCTTCTTGGATCTGGCTAGCGTTTGCCGTAGAAGGTATTACTGGCCCAGCAGCATCGTTTGTAGTCACCATCATCGGCGGTACTGGGGTGGTTCCTGTTTGATGGTAATGGCGATCTTGCAGTGGCTGAAATTGCGATGACTCTTGGCTTACGCTATCGTGATGTTGGATCGGGAAATGTTGTTGGTTTTGATGATACATGTTCGCCGGCTGAGACAAAGGGTAATGTTGGTGACTATTATTGatgtcattttctttcattagCAAAGTATTCACTGGCGGGAGCTGTATCAGAACTCGGACGTTGTTTGCGGCAGAGAGATCGCTTTTGGGCTTTTCAGCAACGCATCTTTTCGCCTCGATTGACTCTCTGTCATTGACGCTTTGCGGTAGTGTCCGATAGCTGTAATTCGATTGGAAGTTCACAAAGGATCCAACAGACCTCATCGGTGTGTAATCCATACTATTATCGTTTGAAGTTGGCAAATTGCTGCTAGTGTCAGTAACGACTTGACTCACTGAGTTTCTGGTATTACTGGTGTTATTATTTGCGACTGTCGTCTGGTTGGTGTTCCAACTAGTAGAAAGTGGTGACGGGAACGCTGTTGTTGGGACATACGTACTAGCATGaagaatattcaaaatttgtAAAACCTCCGTTTGTATAACATTATGTTCAGTGCTATTCACAGTCTCATCTGTCACGAATCCTTCCACAAGTCTTCTCAGCTCTGCGGTTTTGTCCCTAACAAGTTGATACATGacattttttgaagaatgggCATATTTCGCTTCCAACGACGAATGTCTTCTATACGGGACATCCGAGTCTAATACCATATGATGCGTCTGATTGaaattcagattcatcCTAATACAATCTATTTCCGCCCGTCGATATCTTATTTTCCCTTAACCGTCGCGCGCTTTTCTTAAATAGAGGTCAAAAAATTGCCTATAGATCtcacaaagaaaaataacCTTCGAGGAAGAGGAGAGGGGCCTTGGTTCCTTCACTTTATAAATTCAAACTCAAACACGATCGATAGCAAAACGTCAATCGATAACTTAGCAAAGACAAATTGGTTTTCGGGTAGaaatttatcaaagatATATGTAACATTCTGTTTTAAAGtataattcttttctttatattgGATTGTCGAGTATTGGTAACACTTCAACTCATTGGGGGCTTCCTTCCTTAGTCCAAACGCCgtagaagaaaaaaaaatgatatcaaagatAGTGTACCTGAATAACCTGGTCTTACAATTTTAAGCTGCGTTGACAAGGTTCTTCTGAATGAATTCCGTACTCGCAGGATTTGGCCAGTTTCCGTCCCTACGCATAATTCACAGAGTATCTCAAAGAGCCAGATTCAAATACCCGTAGTGGACAATTTGATGGGCTAGTGTAACGTCTTTTAACAGAAGAGGTACAGCAAAACTATACGAACCATACACACAGTaaacaaaaacagaaaaccaaaaaaagttgaaaaatgcaaaacagaaaaaccTAAAAGTTAAAATAgcgaagaagaaattgcGCAATTTGTAGCACACAGGTTTCCTTATTAGACTATCATGCGGTGCACacttttattttaattttgtttattttaATTTGTTTACCTTATTTCATATCACTGAAGTATCCTCTCCTATCCGAATCTGTGCTGTCTTGATGTAACTGGTAGCAACTCGGTACCTACGTGTCAGCCATCCCCGTGAGTGTATTCCCTCAGGCAgtagatttttttttttgcatcTCTGGTAGAGGATGACGATTATGGGTTAAGCAGGTTGATTGACGGTACCTGCTTTCTACTAACATAGGTCTTCCCATATCGTACCATACATGGCTAACAAGGTATGAAACATGGTGTTGTCTTTTGGTGTCTTGGCTGtgaatcttttctttcatatTTGCCATGAAacactttttctttgaaccGGACACGGACACGGACACGGACACGTCTAGCGTCTTGGTACTCCAGACATTTCCATGCATTACTGGAAGGAAACTTATGTAAGGGGAATGGCGATCCAATACAAATAACGGATCTaagatctttgaatttgggATTAGGACAGACTCCCTATAGACTGCATCGTGGGCCTAAATCCACTCTCTGCGGTTTCTGTGGTTCTATGTTTGCCTGAAACACAGGAAAGCTTTAAAGACATGCACCCCTTTTGCCAATCCTGATCATCTCCATCAAGTACATCATCGAAATGACCTGATAACGAATAATCCTTTTAGGAGTGAAAACACCGAATCTCCAATTGTTTGAACCAAAATTGTACTTCTGTTTTTGTAGATTAATTTTAGTGTTTACaaatttgttttgtttctgcGTCCCATTCTGAGCTTGCAAAAAATCGTTCGAACGCGCTGTAAAGGGAAATATATCAGGCCATTGTTTCAAAAGCTGCATTTGGGAATTTCCCTATTCGCGCCGTTAGAGGTCTTTCCCGCTTTATACATGGCGAGAGTTGTTTTTGTAAATACCTTTCAGAGTAATGCCTTCTTCTAAACCGCTTTGGGTCAATACACTGGTCAGGTCAAGTCTAGTCTCCCTTGAAAGTGCATGACGAGATTTGATTTGCAGCTCTCTCTGATTTTTGATCCAACGTAGAACTGCTGAAGTGGACCGTGGGCGTATGAGATATCAGGAGGGGTGTAGGATTTACGCCCCCCCCCCCGATCTGCACTTGAGTTGCAAAGAAGCTGGCAAAGCAAAACCTTCCGGTagttattttttttcttactAACAAGTCAGtacaaaacaagaaaaaacatCAGCTTAGGAAATTTTAAAGTTTTTGTTGAGCTTAGATGCACTACTGCACTACTGCACCTGCACTGTATACACTAAAACCTGTTCCTTTTGGAGTTGATTCGTTTTTTGACATGGACCGTCAAATTGTTATGTCTAGTGCTATGCATGAATAAACTAACATAAGATTTACGGGCGATAGTTTGGCTGGCTTAACGTTGATCAGGGTACTTTCAATTATACAgataggaaaaaaaaagttagGAAGAATAGTTTTCGTGCGTTTCGGAGCATTTTTGTTAGAGTAGGTTATGAATATCTCTGTATCTATATGTTAGTTCTCCAACAATGTTGAAGGTGAAAAATTGCAACGGTGGTCCACATCACTATTTGCGTTCCATCGAGGTATGTAGTTTGTATTCCTTGATTACTCCGCAAGAAATCCAAGCGAAAATCGAAATTAGGAAACAGAATGCGAATGTTGATTTGCAAGCTTGCTCGTAACATTGAATCAAAGTGGCCTGGATAAATTTCGGTGCGTTGGCATGGACGTATTCAGAGGATTCACTTGCTTGCTTTATAATAGATAGTAGATATTCCTTGGAGTATTTGTCCGATTCGAATTTCATGACAGAATCAAACAATGATCCAGAGAGCTTGTTTCTGAACAAAGCAGCGCCTACGGACACACCAAGTGTACTACCAGTTGATCTGAAAGCGTAGGAAATTGACGTGGTAGCGGCTTGGTGTTCATGTGGAACCGCTGCAATCATGGCAAGAAGTGTAACCGTTATCAAGACAGAAGATCCAAAGTGAGGTAATGGGAGCAAGATGTACTGTCTCCATGTGCTGATATCGGGCTTCATTAGCAACACTTGTAGTTGCCCAAGGACCATTAGACCGGTAAATTTCAATAGGAACCCGTAGTAACGGCCAGTCTTTTTCATGTAGTATCCAGCTCCGATTGAACCGAACGCAGtactgaagaaatttggTGCTATACGTTTACCCATATCTGTAGGCTTGAGATTCTGAACGCTGGACCAATAAACAGGTACATAGAACGCTAGAGTGACACCACTCATCATACAGAACCAATTCGCGAAAGATGCGCCAAGTATACTTCTGTTAGTCAAAAATCTGATCGGCAAGATGGGATCATCTGAGATGTAGAGCTCAACGTAAATGAAAGCAGTTCCTGATAAAATAGTTGCTACTACTAGTaacttgaaaatattaCTGTTGTAAGGAATCTCTTTACCACCCAGGGAACTGGCTAACATGAATGCGAATAAGAAAGTGACTAATGATAAGGAACCGAGCCAGTCAATTCTCTTTAGTTTGTCTTTAATATCAACTTTACCATCCTTATCATTAGAAACAAGACCCAATCCCTTGCAACCAGGTggtaatttcaaaaatatgataataaGTACTAAACTGATAGCACACAGTGGTACTTGCACCAAAAATGCCATTCTCCATCCATTTTTACTTTCACTAAACCAACCTCCAATAAGACCTCCAATGGCAATACCAAGgccaaagaagaagttgaagatacCTTGATAAAGTGCTCTAGATCTTAGTGGGACAATATCACTGGCAGTGATACTTCCCAAGGAGGTGACACCACCTCCACCAATACCAGCAATAAATCTACCTGCCACCAAGGTCCACAGATTTTTGGATAGTCCACATATTAAGCATCCGAGAATGAAGAATAGATTACTGATAATAATCAAGGGCCTCCTACCAAAGATATCAGAAATTTTCCCATATAACGGTTGAAATGTGGCACTACTCAACAAGTACGCCGTGGCAATCCAGGATATATGTGATAATTCATTAAATTCTGAGGCAATATGGGAAAGCAAGGTGGTTACGATAGTATTATCCAGAGCTGCCAAGAAAGATCCCAAACACATTGATGATATGATGATATGAAGTCTTGCGCGAGACATTTCAGAAACCTGTAATCCTTCACGAGCTTCATCCTCACTCTCCAACAAGTGTTCCGTTTCTGCCACCTCGGCACCAACGTAAGCTGGCAAACCTTCGGATAATTCCGGATTCAAAGCATTACGAACAGGTTGTAGCAAGGAGGTACGGTCAGATTCTACCATTCGGAGTTTGTCTTTTCTGGTTCAATCGTAAACGTTACAGTGAATAAAGGCGAAAAGATAATGTACTGATATAGCTAAAGTATATAACTCAGAGACCTTTCTTTCCCTGTTTCAACCTTGCTATAATGTAGTAACACTTAACAATAAAACTAGTGATATGGTGAACGTATAATCTATGGTATATGGATCCTATCTGAAGACATGTTTAattcatctcatctcacAACTCTGTTTTATACCTGTTTCTAATTTTTCGAGTCTTTTTTTCCCACGTACATAGCGGGACCTTATCTTAGGCTCGCTGTCTTTTGGTTGCATTTAATTTAAAAGCGGTCGGAAGACAAGACATTGTTGCATAGTGAGTAAGGTGATTGTAACATTTGACAGGCTGTACGTTTTATCGTAAATGCACTTATATAATCTGAACCAAGTTATACTATCAGCTATTAAGTTATGGAATTAGTGTTACTGTTAAATGTTGACAATGAGCTTTCAGCCGAAAATTACATGCCACGGAAAACATTCTTAgaagctcttcttcttccgtCGAATCTGGGCTTCGTTCTACCATTGTCCACCTTGGCGgtttcatcatcgtcgTCACCATCGCTGTTGTTTTCGAATTtaactttcttcttcttttgaggAGCcttctttggaacaaaCGTTAGTTCAGCTTCACCACGATGATTTTTGCGTACAATTGCATCTTTAGATCTACTGGAACCAATCTCTTTATTAAGTTGTTTTACCTTCTTATCGAATGTCATGTTAATTGCGTCTTGTTCGCGAGATTCTATTTGCCCCACAGTCAATTCATTCATGAACTTTTGTTCCTTCTCTTTTGCCTCTCTTCTACGTTTCACTACCGCTACTTGCTTAGCGATGgccttcttttccttctctgACATATCTTGATCTCTTTCACCGTTTCCTTCATCAGACTCAGATTCGGATTCAGAGTCAGATTCGTCTGAATAGTTAGATTTGCCATCTCTAGCGgctattctttcttcatccgATTCTTCAGCCGCCGTCAAAGCTCTAATACGCTTGGCGGCACCTTCCGAGGTTTCTCTAGCAGATTTAACAGGATTCAATTGCTTGTAATCATAGTCGTCTTCATCCACTTGGAAGgcatcatcttcaaacaTTTCCTTGAAACGATCATCTTCCAATACTTTACCAGCAACTTTATCACCACGTTTTTCGCTCAACTTATCAACCAACATCTTGTTAACCTTGACCTTAGATGTAGTAATAGCACCTGTACTCTTGATTCTTGAttctctttccttttcaatcCGACGTctaatttctctttctctttcatcaCGGTAAGAGTTTGGATTAGCAATCAATGCTACCTTATCATACAACTCTgtattgatgaagaaaccgTGCATGTATGCTCTCAAAACCTTGGAGCCAATCAAGTGAgtcaaattcaatttcttcacaTCTGCCTTCGTGATGAATCTGTAGTTCGAGTAAACAGAATCGCTTGGTttctcttccaattcttctgtGATCGAATCCAAGAACGAACACCACCTTGGCGCTGGCCCTAGATTTGGAATATAATACGTATGCATTGGAATACCTTCATTGGCTGTGAAAAACATACCAGTGCCTGGAACATGCTCAATATCGTTGATATCAACACTTGGTTCCATTGAGGCATAAGCTTTACCATCGTTCTTATTCCATATCTTGGCAATTCTCTTATCACATGTCAAAATTTTGTTGGAATCCTCTACTGAATCTAACCATATAATCTTGTTCACTGCAAAACCATAACCCTGATCCTTCACTATGCTTGGTTCAGAAGTTCTTAAGTCGTATATATAAGAGTAACCGTTGGAAGTACCACATGCAAAATTGAGTCCGTCGTTCTTGAAGCTTGAGCACGTTACTTGGAAGTCTGCAGAATCGAGATTATTTTCAAGATGAAGCTTGGCGACTCTTGACCTACTTCTTGGATCCCAAAATTCAACGACGTTTGTTTCCATGGATGCTGCTAATAATCCATTCACCTCATTGATGGATACATGATTAACACCTTCTGTATCCAGTTTGAAAGGGTTTAAAAACCTACCCTGCTCCAAATTTAATCTATAAAGTTCATTCGATGATGCGCCGACGTATAAGTCACAGTTCACTTTATTGTATGCTAAGGACCTACCAAATTTGGGAATACGAGTAGTGTAATGGATACCACCTTTATTTTGGAACTGAATGGTTCTATCATTCTGTAAATGAACGGATTTAGTCCAGTCCTCAGAAAGTATACAGAAGTCTATGTTCTCGGCATCTGTATGTCTCtcaaatttcaatgatagATTACTAAAATCATAAACATGAATTTGAGGTTTGTAAGTACCAGTAGCCATCACATAATTCCCATCCGGAGTGACTTTAATTTTATTGGAGGCTTCGCTAAACTCAAAATCTTGAATCAACTCAACTCTAT harbors:
- a CDS encoding uncharacterized protein (weakly similar to uniprot|Q04602 Saccharomyces cerevisiae YDR119W Uncharacterized transporter), whose translation is MVESDRTSLLQPVRNALNPELSEGLPAYVGAEVAETEHLLESEDEAREGLQVSEMSRARLHIIISSMCLGSFLAALDNTIVTTLLSHIASEFNELSHISWIATAYLLSSATFQPLYGKISDIFGRRPLIIISNLFFILGCLICGLSKNLWTLVAGRFIAGIGGGGVTSLGSITASDIVPLRSRALYQGIFNFFFGLGIAIGGLIGGWFSESKNGWRMAFLVQVPLCAISLVLIIIFLKLPPGCKGLGLVSNDKDGKVDIKDKLKRIDWLGSLSLVTFLFAFMLASSLGGKEIPYNSNIFKLLVVATILSGTAFIYVELYISDDPILPIRFLTNRSILGASFANWFCMMSGVTLAFYVPVYWSSVQNLKPTDMGKRIAPNFFSTAFGSIGAGYYMKKTGRYYGFLLKFTGLMVLGQLQVLLMKPDISTWRQYILLPLPHFGSSVLITVTLLAMIAAVPHEHQAATTSISYAFRSTGSTLGVSVGAALFRNKLSGSLFDSVMKFESDKYSKEYLLSIIKQASESSEYVHANAPKFIQATLIQCYEQACKSTFAFCFLISIFAWISCGVIKEYKLHTSMERK
- the ENP2 gene encoding ribosome biosynthesis protein ENP2 (similar to uniprot|P48234 Saccharomyces cerevisiae YGR145W ENP2 Essential nucleolar protein of unknown function contains WD repeats interacts with Mpp10p and Bfr2p and has homology to Spb1p) — protein: MVLKSTSASEISVYQVSGTNVARSLPDWIAKKRKRSLKNDLEYQNRVELIQDFEFSEASNKIKVTPDGNYVMATGTYKPQIHVYDFSNLSLKFERHTDAENIDFCILSEDWTKSVHLQNDRTIQFQNKGGIHYTTRIPKFGRSLAYNKVNCDLYVGASSNELYRLNLEQGRFLNPFKLDTEGVNHVSINEVNGLLAASMETNVVEFWDPRSRSRVAKLHLENNLDSADFQVTCSSFKNDGLNFACGTSNGYSYIYDLRTSEPSIVKDQGYGFAVNKIIWLDSVEDSNKILTCDKRIAKIWNKNDGKAYASMEPSVDINDIEHVPGTGMFFTANEGIPMHTYYIPNLGPAPRWCSFLDSITEELEEKPSDSVYSNYRFITKADVKKLNLTHLIGSKVLRAYMHGFFINTELYDKVALIANPNSYRDEREREIRRRIEKERESRIKSTGAITTSKVKVNKMLVDKLSEKRGDKVAGKVLEDDRFKEMFEDDAFQVDEDDYDYKQLNPVKSARETSEGAAKRIRALTAAEESDEERIAARDGKSNYSDESDSESESESDEGNGERDQDMSEKEKKAIAKQVAVVKRRREAKEKEQKFMNELTVGQIESREQDAINMTFDKKVKQLNKEIGSSRSKDAIVRKNHRGEAELTFVPKKAPQKKKKVKFENNSDGDDDDETAKVDNGRTKPRFDGRRRASKNVFRGM